In Streptomyces pluripotens, the genomic window AGAAGTCGCTGCAGTCGGCGCTGGACAAGGTGAAGCCGTCGGCGTCCACGGGGCCTTCGGGTACCGCCAGGCCCTCGGGCTCCTCCGGTGCCTCCGGTGCCTCCGGTGCGGCACGGTCACGCACGGTCACCGGAGAAACCGTGCGGACCCGGTACGGTCCGGTACAAGTGAGGATCACGGTCGACGGCGGGAAGATCACCGCGGCGAAAGCGGTCCAGGCGCCCCAGGGGGGACTCAGTGGCCAGAAGACCGCACTCGCCGTCCCCCGGCTCAACCAGGAGGCCGTGGCTGCCGGCAACGCACGGATCGACGCCGTCTCCGGCGCCACCTACACCAGTACCGGCTACCGGCAGTCACTGCAGTCGGCGCTGGACCGGGCCGGTGGCTGATCCGGTGACCGAGCCGGCGAAGACTCCCGCCGCGGTGCGTCACGCGGAGGAGGTCATGGGGACCGTCTTCTCCTTCGACGTCCGCGGCGGGGAACCCGGTGCAGTACGGGCGGCACTCACCGAGGCCATCGCCGGTCTGCACCGGGCGGACGCCTTGTTCAGCACCTACCGGGAGGACAGCGAGGTGTCACGGCTGGCCAGGGGCGAGCTGACCGTGGCGGAGTGTGCTCCCGAGGTGGCCGAGGTGCTGGAGTTGGCGGCCGAGGCGGAAAGGGTGAGCGACGGCTGGTTCAGCACGCGGTACCGGGGCTCGCTGGATCCGACCGGCATCGTCAAGGGCTGGGCGGCGGAGCGGGCAGCACGGCTGCTGGGCGAGGTCACCGGGGTGCACGGGGTCAGCGTGAACGGCGGCGGGGACGTCCAGATGCTCGGTGCTCCGGAACCGGGGCGGCCCTGGCGGGTCGGGGTGACCGATCCGCTCCGGCCGGGCGGGCTGGCGGCGGTGATCTCGGCCGCCGGCGTGCCGGAACTGTCCGTGGCGACGTCAGGTACGGCTGAGCGGGGCGCACACATCGTGGATCCGCGGACGGGCCGGTCCGCGGTGACGGACCTGGTGGCGGTGACCGTGGTCGGCCCCCGGCTGACCTGGGTGGACTGCTGGGCCACAGCGGCGTTCGCCATGGGGTCGCGGGCGGGTTCGGCGTGGCTGGAGGCCCTGCCCGACGTCGAGGGCCTGCTGATCACCGCGGGTGACGAGGTGCTCTGCACCGGGGGACTAGCGGCGCGTCTGGGGTGAGCGGGACCGGGGAGACAGTGGGCAAGGTGACCGCGGAGCCCGGCTCGGTCGGGCCGTGCGTGGCTCCGCGGTCACCTTGCCCCGGCAGGGCTCAGTGTCCGTTCTGTGCAAGTCGCAGCAGATGCTCCGCCAGTGCCTGTCCTCCGCTCGGGTCCCTGCTGATCAGCAGCAGTGTGTCGTCACCGGCGATGGTGCCCAGGATGTCGTGGAGTTCGGCCTGGTCGATGGCCGAGGCGAGGAATTGCGCGGCCCCGGGCGGAGTGCGCAGGACCACGAGGTTTGCGGAGGCCTCTGCGGAGATCAGCAGCTCCTGGGACAGGCGCCGCATCCGTTCCTCCTTGGCCGACCCTCCCAGCGGAGCGCGTGGGGTGCGGAAGCCCCCCTCACTCGGCACGGCGTAGATCAGGTCGCCGTCGGTGTTGCGGATCTTCACCGCATTCAGCTCGTCGAGATCCCTGGACAGCGTCGCCTGGGTGACGCTCAACCCGTCGTCGGCCAGCAGCTTCGCCAGCTGGCTCTGCGACCGCACCGGCTGCCGGTTGAGGATGTCCACGATCCGGCGGTGCCGAGCGGTGCGGGTCTGCGGCACGGCGGGCCCGGCGCCCGCCCCCTGCTCGTGGTCCTGCGCCTGGCTCATCGTCGTCTCA contains:
- a CDS encoding FAD:protein FMN transferase, which produces MADPVTEPAKTPAAVRHAEEVMGTVFSFDVRGGEPGAVRAALTEAIAGLHRADALFSTYREDSEVSRLARGELTVAECAPEVAEVLELAAEAERVSDGWFSTRYRGSLDPTGIVKGWAAERAARLLGEVTGVHGVSVNGGGDVQMLGAPEPGRPWRVGVTDPLRPGGLAAVISAAGVPELSVATSGTAERGAHIVDPRTGRSAVTDLVAVTVVGPRLTWVDCWATAAFAMGSRAGSAWLEALPDVEGLLITAGDEVLCTGGLAARLG
- a CDS encoding arginine repressor; protein product: MSQAQDHEQGAGAGPAVPQTRTARHRRIVDILNRQPVRSQSQLAKLLADDGLSVTQATLSRDLDELNAVKIRNTDGDLIYAVPSEGGFRTPRAPLGGSAKEERMRRLSQELLISAEASANLVVLRTPPGAAQFLASAIDQAELHDILGTIAGDDTLLLISRDPSGGQALAEHLLRLAQNGH